One window of Spirochaetota bacterium genomic DNA carries:
- a CDS encoding lysoplasmalogenase, giving the protein MELHVVLLAFFAATALAHLAAEALSSLPGRYATKPFLVLSLALYYAAAAPSVNWIMVAALAGGWLGDIFLMIPDPEKTRRWFKPGLAAFLAGHVLYIIVFASYMGSAGNVPAWGWCALAVFVATGATGYRLIAPHAGKMLPAIVAYIAIIVLMGAATVLPLGTVRFMGALLAMAGAFVFMVSDTVNAYNKFAREIPHERLYTMSTYLGGQFLLVQGYLMF; this is encoded by the coding sequence ATGGAACTTCACGTCGTCCTGCTCGCCTTTTTCGCCGCGACCGCCCTCGCGCACCTCGCCGCCGAGGCGCTGAGTTCGCTCCCGGGCCGTTATGCCACCAAGCCCTTCCTCGTGCTCTCGCTCGCCCTCTACTACGCCGCGGCCGCGCCCAGCGTCAACTGGATCATGGTCGCGGCGCTTGCCGGGGGTTGGCTGGGCGACATCTTTCTCATGATCCCCGACCCTGAAAAAACGCGCCGCTGGTTCAAGCCGGGGCTCGCGGCCTTCCTGGCCGGGCACGTGTTGTACATCATCGTGTTCGCTTCGTATATGGGGAGTGCGGGGAACGTCCCCGCCTGGGGATGGTGCGCGCTCGCGGTCTTCGTCGCGACGGGAGCGACCGGGTACCGGCTCATAGCCCCCCACGCGGGGAAGATGCTTCCGGCGATCGTCGCTTATATCGCCATAATCGTGCTCATGGGCGCGGCGACAGTGCTGCCGCTCGGGACGGTGCGTTTCATGGGGGCGCTCCTCGCGATGGCGGGCGCGTTCGTCTTCATGGTGTCCGATACGGTGAACGCCTACAACAAGTTCGCGCGGGAAATTCCGCATGAGCGGCTCTATACCATGAGCACGTACCTGGGCGGTCAGTTCCTCCTGGTGCAGGGATACCTGATGTTCTAG
- the larA gene encoding nickel-dependent lactate racemase, whose amino-acid sequence MMIRLPYGRGCIEARVPDTAVVVSGRKAHPLPDPEGALLQGLRAPTGCPPLARCVRPGMSVVIVHTDATRATPNSMVLPVIVDELNRAGVPDSRITLLNATGAHRAQTEGEMRALVGGPLFARVRCVQHDACDAAAHAACGATPGGNRVELDRAYLDAQFRIVTGFIEPHFFAGYSGGPKAILPGIASLGSITANHAAHLVSHQDATWGVTEGNPVWEEMAAAARLAPPDFCVNVSLDPDARVTGVFAGELFAAHAAGCAFVREHAMAGVDEAFDVTIATNSGYPLDQNLYQAVKGMSAAARVTRPGGTIIIAAACEEGLPSHGNYAALLGRYPAARDAHAALGGLSDTMPDQWQALIHARIAADFDVRIFTGGLDDASASRAWLIRTPSVEKALADALDVMKGGRVGILPDGPLVIPFLKPRN is encoded by the coding sequence GGCTGCATCGAGGCCCGGGTGCCCGATACCGCCGTGGTAGTATCGGGCCGCAAGGCCCATCCCCTGCCCGACCCGGAAGGAGCGCTCCTCCAGGGCCTGCGCGCGCCCACGGGCTGTCCGCCGCTCGCCCGGTGCGTGCGCCCCGGCATGTCCGTCGTCATCGTCCACACCGACGCGACGCGCGCGACCCCGAATTCCATGGTTCTTCCCGTGATCGTCGACGAGCTCAACCGCGCGGGCGTTCCCGACTCGCGCATAACGCTCCTGAACGCGACCGGCGCCCACCGCGCCCAGACCGAGGGCGAAATGCGCGCGCTCGTGGGCGGCCCGCTGTTCGCCCGCGTACGCTGCGTACAGCACGACGCCTGCGACGCGGCCGCGCACGCCGCGTGCGGCGCGACGCCCGGGGGAAACCGCGTGGAGCTCGACCGCGCCTACCTGGACGCCCAGTTTAGAATCGTAACCGGGTTCATAGAGCCACACTTCTTCGCGGGCTACAGCGGCGGGCCCAAGGCGATCCTGCCCGGCATCGCCTCGCTCGGGAGCATCACGGCGAACCACGCGGCGCACCTGGTCTCGCACCAGGACGCGACCTGGGGGGTCACGGAGGGGAACCCGGTGTGGGAGGAGATGGCGGCGGCCGCGCGGCTCGCGCCGCCCGACTTTTGCGTGAACGTGAGCCTGGATCCCGACGCGCGCGTGACGGGCGTCTTCGCGGGCGAGCTCTTCGCCGCGCACGCCGCGGGATGCGCCTTTGTGCGGGAGCACGCGATGGCGGGGGTGGACGAGGCCTTCGACGTGACGATCGCGACCAACAGCGGCTACCCGCTCGACCAGAACCTCTACCAGGCGGTCAAGGGAATGAGCGCGGCGGCGCGCGTCACGCGCCCCGGCGGGACGATCATCATCGCCGCGGCGTGCGAGGAAGGGCTCCCCTCCCACGGAAATTACGCGGCGCTCCTGGGCCGCTACCCCGCGGCCCGTGACGCGCACGCGGCGCTGGGCGGACTCTCCGACACCATGCCCGACCAGTGGCAGGCGCTCATCCACGCCCGCATCGCCGCGGACTTCGACGTCCGCATCTTCACCGGCGGGCTCGACGATGCCTCCGCTTCGCGCGCCTGGCTCATCCGCACGCCCTCCGTGGAAAAGGCGCTTGCCGATGCGCTGGACGTAATGAAAGGCGGCCGGGTGGGCATCCTGCCCGACGGGCCGCTGGTCATCCCCTTCCTCAAACCCCGGAATTGA